Sequence from the Mesotoga sp. BH458_6_3_2_1 genome:
TTGGCGGTGACGAGTTCATTATTCTTATGCCAAAGACAGACAAGGAGGGTGCCGAAGAGATCCTTTCGCGTATCAAGACGGGATTCTCAAATGCCCGCGTTTCGGCGGTGAAGTGTAGCATTTCGCTAGGTTTCGACACGAAGACAAACATTGATCAACCACTTGAAGAGATAATGGCCAACGCGGAGAATTCGATGTATAGGGATAAGACGATGAACCGCAAATCGGCAAACAGGGATATTATTGACACCATTATTGAGACTTTGCACTCGAAGTGTCCAAGAGAAAAACGCCATTCGATTGCAGTCAGTGAGTTGTGTGGCGAGACGGGATCTGCTTTGAACCTTTCCAAGCCGGAGATCAGTGTTCTTGAACGAGCCGGATATTTACACGATATCGGTAAGATCATTCTCGATATAGGTATCTTGTCCAAAGAAACTCTAACGGATGAAGAACGTGAAAAAATGCGGCAGCATTCCGTTGTTGGATACCGCATCTTGAATCTCTTTGACGATACGCTGGATCTCGCCGAGTACGCCTACAGTCACCACGAAAGATGGGATGGCAAGGGCTACCCGAGAGGGCTCAAAGGCGAACAGATACCACTGATATCAAGAGTTATTTCAGTCGCAGAAGCCTATGAACGTGTTCTCAATAGAGGAGACGGTTCAATCGAAGAAAGAAGAGAAACGGCCATTAAAGCAGTCAGAGAGGGAGCCGGAAAGCAATTCGACCCGAAGATTGCCGGACTGTTCATCGAGATGATTGAGGAAAAAACCACATGAACGGGGTATAGAATGGAAATGTATTCCGTGAAGACTTTCTTTTCAGGGATTGTCTCTGTTCGGGGCTCTAGCTTCTAGAAGAACTTATATAACAAGAATCTGCGAATAGTCTAGGGCTTCTGATTGCATGACTCGAACCACCTGAAAGGTCAGATGAAGGTATAGAGAGGCGGTCCGGTTTACAGGCAACGAACTTATGCAGGAAGATCTCGTCGAGAGGGAGTAATCCCGAAAGCGAGGATTGGAGATGTCGAAAATCTCGCAATAAGTTTGGGGAGCTGCTAAACGAAAACTTGTGTGTGAAAACTCCGGGGACCTCCATTTACTACAGCTCCTGATGTTGCAGGTAGATGTCAGAGAGCGATTGCAGATCTTCAGAGAAAATTGAGTTTTGAGGCGCGTAGAAGAATGAACATTATCGGAAATGGACTAGTTGTTCTGGCGAAATAAGGCGGCAACTGGGTAAGCCCGGCACCGGTTAGCTGCAGGAATCTGTTTTTTGAGTATGGTTATGTTTGTCAATGTGGATGCAGGAAAGTTTTCTGAGTGAAAATCTTGAAAGAAATACGGTCAATCAATTCGAGTCGAAAGTGAATCCTGATTCGATAAGTAATACACAGGTTCTTACCACATTGGGGTCATAAAGAGTTCCTGCGTTGCTTTTCAGTTCTAAGAGAGCTTTTTCGATTCCAAGGGCGGGACGTTGAGGTCTATGAGAAACCATGGATTCAAAGACGTCTGCGACTGCGAGTATTCTTGCCTCCAAAATTATCTCATCACCTTTCAGACCGCGGGGATACCCCGAACCATCGAGTCTCTCATGATGTTGATAAATCTGATCTATGATAGGCCGGAAGAAATCCGCCTTCTCAAGTATCTCCTTTCCTTTGACAACATGTTGCTCTATAAGTCGCCGTTCTATGTCATTTAGAAGCCCGGTCTTCGACAGAATTTCGCTTGGAACTGCAATCAAACCGACATCCAGCAATAGTCCCGCCAGAGTTACAAACCCCAGCCTCTCTTCGCCAAGACCAAGTTTTCTTGCGATCTCAGAAGCCAGCCTAGAAACATTCTTCTGATGGCCGACGGAAAATGGACTTCTAGACTCCGTGATCACCGAAAGAACCTCCACTGTTGATTTCAACGTATTCTTAAGGGTCTCTTCAGTTCTTTTTTGCTCCGTGATGTCAGAAGATACATTGACAAAGATTCTTGATTTTCCATCTTCGACTGGAACCACGAGATCAGTCATCTCCGCGATGAAGATCTCTCCATTTCTCTTCTTTTGAGAAAAGACTCCTTTCCAGATCCCTTTCTCAAGAAGCGAGCTGAAGATTTCGTTTACTTTTTTTTCATTTCCTTCTGGCATCAGGACCTCGCTTGCTTTTTTGCCAATTACTTCCTCCGACTTCCATCCATATAATTCCTCTGCAGCCTTGTTCCAGAAGGTAATTTCTCTGTTTGAATCGGTAGCTACAATTGCCTTTCCGACCTCATTAAGAATATGAGACTGCATCTCGAGCTCCGTCTGATATCTCCGTCTCTGCGTGACATCTTGATAGAGGCTTACAATCTCACCGGAGGGTAGCTTGAAAACGCTAACTTCTTTCCATCCGCTCCCTGTCTTGTCAGAGTAATGGGTTGCAGGAATGTGGGCCGGCTCACCTGAGGAATATACCTTTCTAAATACTTCGACTAAACCAAAGCGTTCTGAACCGGGAAATGCTTCCACTATATCTCTTCCGATAAGCTTCTCTCTTCGCACTCCTTCAAGCCTTTCAGCTGCCTTGTTTACATCTCTAAGGATGAACTTTTCGGCATGACCTTCTACGGAGCAGATCATTACTCCCATTCCCATATTATCGAACAGCAATCTGAATCTTGACTCGTTGTCAGCAAGTCTTTTCAGAAAGCCCCTTTCTTCAGTAACGTCTTTGAAGGAATGGACGATACCGATTACTTCTCCATCATCATCCTGAACGAACTCCGCTGAATCGGCCAGCAGCCGCATAGTTCCGGCAGGTGAGACGATCGCAGCATTAGGATGAAAGGATATTGACCCTTCTGCAGTAATCATCTTCTTTGTGTCGAGAAGTATTCGCCGACCAGTTTCAGAGTCATAAAGCTTGAGAACCTTGTTTATCTGCTCGCCAACCGCTTCAGATTCTTCTTTACCTATCATCTTTGCTGCAACGTTATTTATGAAGACTATTCTTCCTTCCATATCTGTCGAGACAACTCCGTCTCCTATGCTTTCAAGAACTTCAAAAAAGGTCCTTGAAGTTTTGATTCTCTCCACGATC
This genomic interval carries:
- a CDS encoding HD domain-containing phosphohydrolase, with product MSVDSFDSASTKEPSNVILLEIGRNGLIEWMNEEAKSLFGAVRGESFFSLENKLTDCLKTEIIDRVFTEGALFSTTCSESQQISVTPVHTNDGGVERVVLSIAECEIAKVKLQSLQLKRELHLINKISKFMWEKDRSVSSLMIFLANELPNAMSYPDLASVKIICDGKEYLSPNFRETSLSSTYPIQSEKADFGFITEYYDESSEMDPSELFNENEKSLFSTVAERAGEIVERIKTSRTFFEVLESIGDGVVSTDMEGRIVFINNVAAKMIGKEESEAVGEQINKVLKLYDSETGRRILLDTKKMITAEGSISFHPNAAIVSPAGTMRLLADSAEFVQDDDGEVIGIVHSFKDVTEERGFLKRLADNESRFRLLFDNMGMGVMICSVEGHAEKFILRDVNKAAERLEGVRREKLIGRDIVEAFPGSERFGLVEVFRKVYSSGEPAHIPATHYSDKTGSGWKEVSVFKLPSGEIVSLYQDVTQRRRYQTELEMQSHILNEVGKAIVATDSNREITFWNKAAEELYGWKSEEVIGKKASEVLMPEGNEKKVNEIFSSLLEKGIWKGVFSQKKRNGEIFIAEMTDLVVPVEDGKSRIFVNVSSDITEQKRTEETLKNTLKSTVEVLSVITESRSPFSVGHQKNVSRLASEIARKLGLGEERLGFVTLAGLLLDVGLIAVPSEILSKTGLLNDIERRLIEQHVVKGKEILEKADFFRPIIDQIYQHHERLDGSGYPRGLKGDEIILEARILAVADVFESMVSHRPQRPALGIEKALLELKSNAGTLYDPNVVRTCVLLIESGFTFDSN